The window AGGAATAATCTTTGCTGTTCAGATTTGGATTTCCCATTGTGGGCATCAGCATAATGTCTCCGTAATCTGAAACTCCGGTTCCGTTCAGATGGGTATGAGAAAAACCATAGATCACAGAATCTGAATAATGATATCCGCTGCATCCGTCCCAGCTTCCGTCTATTCTTGTATCGGGAGAAAGCTGCACCATTCCGAATGGAACAATAGCACCGGGAAAAGTGTGGCCATGCCCCCCGGTTCCTATCATTGGATTGACATATTGAGAATAATTCTGTGCGGAAATGATCTGAGTAATAAATATTGAAAATGCAATAAGCCCTTTTTTCATGTTCTGATTTTATAATAGCGAAGATATTGAAAAACAGTAAAAGAGATGTAATAAAAGTCGATTACGGCTTGTCTTATTAAAAACGATATAATTCATGAAGAAGACGTTACTTGCTGTAATCATGCTGTTACCGGCAGCTGCATTTGCCCAGATGATAACAGGAAAGATTACCCAAACCGGAAAGGCTGTTCCTTACGTTGAGGTGGTTGCAGAAAAAAATCAGAAGAAGCAGACAGCTATTTCGGACGAAAAAGGAAATTACTCACTGAAACTTTCGGAAAACGGGAACTACCATATTAAGCTTATCCAGGACGGTGTAGAAATATCTAATAATGAATTGACGGTAAATGGTGAGATGAAACACGATTTTTTTATCGAAAAAAAGAAAGAAAAACAGATAGAAGGCGTTACACTTACCGCCAGAAAAAAGCTGATTGAGAGAAAAGCAGACAGATTAGTTTTCAATGTTTCCAATTCCGTGGCTTCACAGGGAATGGATGGAGCAGATGCTCTTGCAACGACGCCTCTGGTAAAAGTAGATGACAATACCGGAGTTTCCATTGTCGGAAAAAGTGGTGTAGCAGTAATGATCAATGACAGGATTCTGAATTTGTCAGATGCAGAACTCGTTACTTACCTGAAAAGTCTCAGATCCGAAAATATAGAAAAAATTGAAGTCATTACCTCACCTCCCGCCAAATATGAAGCGCAGGGAAACAGCGGCCTGATCAATATTGTTTTAAAGAAAAATCAGAATCTGGGATGGAGTGGAAGTCTTACCTCTAGCCTTCAGCAGCAGACCTATACCGGGAATTCAAATAGTGTAACCTTGAATTATCAGAATGAAAAACTGCACACTTCATTGAAATTAAGACAGAATAAAAATGAAAAACATTCTTATGAAAATTACTGGATAGAAGGAGCAGACGGCCTTAAAAGCAATGATAACAGAAGAGATTTTGGCGATGGGCTGGGTGCCAATTTAAGTCTGGATTATCAGTTGGGTAAGCGTTCCAATATCGGATTTATTTATGATTTCGGATTTGGACATTCCAATATGGATATTACCAACACTTCGGACTATTTTCAAAATGGAAACTATACTAATACCTTACTCACTTATGCGGAACACAGAGCTACAGGTAAACAGCATACGGCAAGTGCTTACTATGATCTTAAATTCGGGAAACAGGATAATAAACTGAGTATTACCGGAAATTATTTTTCCAATACTCCGGAAACGATCATTGATTTTACCACCACAGAAAGTTCCGGAGACCGCTTTATCGTAAAATCACCATCCATGGTGGATTATAAAATTTATTCCGGGCAGGCAGATCTTACACTGCCTTATCAGTTTGCGAAAACAGAAACAGGAGTGAAGTTCACAAATTTTGATAATAACTCCAATATCTTTTATCAGAATTTAAAGAACGGACAATATATCACAGATCCCCTGAAGAGCAATGAGTTTGAGTACAATGAAAAAAACTACGCCGCTTATATCAGTTTTGAAAAATCATTTAGCGAAAAATGGTCGGCAAAGGCAGGTTTACGTTACGAATATTCTGTAGTCAACGGAAATTCTTTAACATCCGGGCAGCAGACCGAAAATTCTTACGGGAAGTTTTTTCCAACAGCTTATATCAGCTATAAAAGCAATGAAAATCATACGTTCAACCTGAATTATTCCAAAAGAATCAACAGACCGGGGTTTCGTGCAATTAATCCATACCGCTGGTACATCAACATCAATTCCTATTTTACCGGAAATCCTTTCCTGAAGCCGTCTATCAATCATAATTTTGAATTTTCTTATGTTTATAAAGGAAAACTCTCAGCGTCTGCTTATTTTCAGAGATCAGTGGATGCATTTGGCCAGCTCGCTAATCTGAAAGGGGAAAACAGGGTGAGTACCTTTGAAAATTACTACAATCAGAACAGTTTGGGTGTTTCGCTTAATTACTCAGATACTTTTTTCAAAAAATGGGAAGCTAATTACTCGGCCAATTATTCTTATATGAATACCGATGTTTTTGCAACGGATGCTCTTTCCAGAAAAGGAAACAGCTATGATTTCGATTTTCAGAATAATATATCACTCAATTCAAGCAAAACCATACAGCTGATTCTGAACTACTGGTTCCGTCTGCCTTCCAACTCAGGAAATTCATATATGAAGTTTGCCGGGAATTTTACATCTGGACTGAAACTAAACCTTATGGAAAAAAGCCTTCAGCTGAATGTATTTGTTTCTGATATTTTGAAGCAAGGGAAAAGCCAGGGTGAAATCTATTATACCACAGGAACACACTCTTATAATAATTATTACGATGCAAGAAGACTTACCGTATCCGCAACCTATACTTTCGGAAATAAAAAAGTAAAAGGAATGGACCGTAATGTAAAGTTTGATGAAAAAAACAGAGCCAATTAGTACTCTGAATTTAAAATTGTTTTTATGCCTTATGTCATTCTGAATGAAACGGAGTGGAATGAAGAATCTCTTCTTTTATAAGATTCTTCATTCGTCAGAATGGCAATGTAAATACTTACACTTCCCCTTCAAAGACAGCATTGAGATATTCCTCTTTGTCTTTTTCTTCCCGTCCGGAGCCAAGATATTTTTTCCAGGACTGGGATTCATGATAAACAATACCCATTTCCCAGACACAGTAAGTAGGGAGGTGGGTTTTGCTTCTGTCCCATATTTCAAAGTTGCCGGAACCGTCATAATAAACACTTTCCCATAATTCATTTTCACTTCGCCATGTACATACTAGGAGAAGATAGTTTTCTCCGCAACGATGCATGATGACAAATCCCAGATCATCAATATTCTGAAAGTCTTCTTCTGCATATTCAATACACAGCCGGGCATTATGGATGTCCTGTGGAGAAATTTCGGCCGGATCATCAGCCAGATCGTACCATTTGAATTTCGTTTTTCCAACGGTGAAAATTCCTTTTGGTAGTGCATGTTTGGAAGGGTAGGTGTTGGTTTTCATAATAATTGTTTTGCAATGATAATGGTGTCAATAAATCTAATTATTTTATTTTAAATACCTACTCATAAATATTTTTATCAACGAATAAAATACCACAAAAGTGTTATATGAATCGAATTTCAAATTTCGTAAATTTGATTATAAACTAATAATTTCTGGTGTGACAGGCTAAAGAAGTTCCTTAATGTCAAAAGCATTGGGAACATCAATACAAACTCAATAACATGATGGAAACACTGCTTTTTTACCTTTTGCTGCTTGCTGCAGCTGCGTTTCTGATTTTTTACTTTAAAGACAGTCTGTACACTGCTAAAAAAGTGAAAATATTCAAAGATATTGATGAGAAATATCCTTATTACTTTATTCCCAGAAAACCTGTCAAATGGTTTGATTTTACAGGGCTTATGAATAGTTTCAGAATGGTTTCTCTTTCTGCAGATATCCTTTCTATCATTGATAAAAGAGAAATGCAGACCGCTTTGGGAAAAGATACGGGAAGAGAGCTGACAGAGAATAACTGTGATGAACCGGAAGATGAATTCTGGTTTGATTTCATTGCAGATACCGGCGATGGCTTTGATGCAACTACCAGTATTTTTTACCATTTGACACGAGACAGCTATACCTATTCTTTTAAAAATGAATTCAACAGAGATGTTGAGGATGAGGTTGAAATCAGGTTGAAAAGGGGATCTGTTTTGGTAGTAGGAGGCGATCTGGTATATCCCGTAGGTTCTGAAATCAATTACAGAGACCGCTTCAAAGGACCGCTGAGGCTTGTTGCTCCTGATACAAAAAAGGCAGGCCCAATACTGATTGCCACACCAGGAAATCATGACTGGTATGACGGTTTGAGTGCATTTTTCAGGCTGATGTGCCAGAAAAGTAAAATCAGTGACTACAGAACGGTACAGAACAGAAGTTATTTCGCCTATTCACTAAGGGAGAATGTTCACTTAATGGGTATTGACAATCAGCTGCTGGGGGATATTGATATTCCTCAGATGACTTTTTTTACGGAATATGTAGAGAAAATATCAAAAGGAAATGATACCAACCACATTATCCTGCTCATTGCAGAACCGTACTGGTACAATTATCAGATAAAAGACAGACACAAGAGAAGACAGCGTATGGATAGTCTGGAATATATCATCAGAACGATGAAAGAAGCTGTGAGAAAATTAGAGGCAAGTAATATAAAGTCGGAAATTATTTTTGATGTCGTGCTTACAGGAGATATTCATCATTATTCACATTACAAATTGGATGAAAATGAGAAAGGCTATGATAAAGAAATCAAACATTATATTACATCAGGAGGAGGAGGTGCTTTCGGACATATTACCGATTTTTTAAAAGAGACAATCACTCTTCCCATCCTGCAGAATACAACGACTACAGAACTCACATATCAACTGGATGGCAGATATCCGTCCAAAGAAAAATCCGGTAAAAAAACATTCTGGAACCTCATTTTCTTTATCATCAATTA of the Chryseobacterium viscerum genome contains:
- a CDS encoding TonB-dependent receptor domain-containing protein — its product is MKKTLLAVIMLLPAAAFAQMITGKITQTGKAVPYVEVVAEKNQKKQTAISDEKGNYSLKLSENGNYHIKLIQDGVEISNNELTVNGEMKHDFFIEKKKEKQIEGVTLTARKKLIERKADRLVFNVSNSVASQGMDGADALATTPLVKVDDNTGVSIVGKSGVAVMINDRILNLSDAELVTYLKSLRSENIEKIEVITSPPAKYEAQGNSGLINIVLKKNQNLGWSGSLTSSLQQQTYTGNSNSVTLNYQNEKLHTSLKLRQNKNEKHSYENYWIEGADGLKSNDNRRDFGDGLGANLSLDYQLGKRSNIGFIYDFGFGHSNMDITNTSDYFQNGNYTNTLLTYAEHRATGKQHTASAYYDLKFGKQDNKLSITGNYFSNTPETIIDFTTTESSGDRFIVKSPSMVDYKIYSGQADLTLPYQFAKTETGVKFTNFDNNSNIFYQNLKNGQYITDPLKSNEFEYNEKNYAAYISFEKSFSEKWSAKAGLRYEYSVVNGNSLTSGQQTENSYGKFFPTAYISYKSNENHTFNLNYSKRINRPGFRAINPYRWYININSYFTGNPFLKPSINHNFEFSYVYKGKLSASAYFQRSVDAFGQLANLKGENRVSTFENYYNQNSLGVSLNYSDTFFKKWEANYSANYSYMNTDVFATDALSRKGNSYDFDFQNNISLNSSKTIQLILNYWFRLPSNSGNSYMKFAGNFTSGLKLNLMEKSLQLNVFVSDILKQGKSQGEIYYTTGTHSYNNYYDARRLTVSATYTFGNKKVKGMDRNVKFDEKNRAN